TCCGAACCGGATTTGTCAAATCGGTTCAGGAAAAGAGCGGATTGGCGTGGACGCGTACGTAAAGGTGACCACGTGTAGCAGTGCCGATGCAGCATCCCTACGATCCAAACAGCCGCTGGAAGCGAACAGCGAGAAAACCCCTCTACAGAGCGGAAGAGCAGCAAAAAGCCGTCTTCAACGACCTGTTCTGGTTCAGGAAAGCCGTACTGGCGCGCCAGCGCCAGGCTCTGACCACCGTACCGCCGGTAGAGCTCCATGAGCGCAGCGGCGTCCTGCTGTGCCATGCCCTGCAGCAAACCCTCGTCCGTTCGTGCATCGACCCGTTGTGTCATGGCAGCTCCAGAACTGCTGAAAGGACGCCCGCGAGCGGGCGTCCTGCTGCTGCTGAGGGCTTACCGAAAGCTGTTAGCCCGGCCCCAATCCATGATGGCTTTATTCGCTGCCGCCGCCTTCTCGAAAATGGCCGCGTGCGCTGCGCCTGGGATCAGGACCAGCTGACTGCCTGGAATGTTCTGCATCATCTTCAGACTGAATTCCGGTGGGTAGACGGTGTCCTCGACGCCTTCAAGAATGAGGGTAGGGACCGTAATCGTTTTGAGGGTCGGGACCGAGTCAGGGCGTGTGGCCAGTACCATGGCTCCGGCCACGTCGGCGGCCACATGTGCCTGCTTGACGATCCCGGTCAGGACCGTGGCGTCCGCTGGGTGGTTCAGGCGCGTCTGACCGGTGAGCATGTCTTTGAGCAGCTCGGGCGCTAGTGATTGTGAACCGAAGGTGCTGGCTTTCTGCGCCATGCCCTTCCAGAGGTGCTGCTCGACGACGCCGGCCGGGTTGGCGAGCGTGTCGATCAGGATCAGGCCGGTGAAGCGCTGGGGGGCGGTGCGCCACATCTCGAAGGCAATTGGGCCACCCATGCTCATGCCGCCGATGATGGCCTTGGGAAGATTGAGTTGATCCATGACGCCCAGGGCGTCTGCAGCATACGTTTGGAGGTCGCCGGGCGCGTCGGTGGGTGCGGTGCTCTGACCATAGCCACGGTGGTCGATGGTAATCACACGGTAGCCGGCGGCAGCCAGAATGTCGCGGTTGCGAGCAAACAGTTCGCCGCTCAGCGGATAGCCGTGCAGCAGCAGCATGGGGGTACCGTTGCCCACGCTGACATAATGAATCTGTGCACCGTTGACACGGAGCATGCCTTCTATCCGTCCTTCAGCGCCCCCTGCTTGAGCGACACCTGCGACCAACCCTGCGAGGAACGCCACTGTTTTCCACTGCTGCATCCTGCCTCCTGTGATGGATCGCCCTGCGATCAGCACGTTCCCGGCCGATTCAGTCAACCTTCTGACTTAGACTAAAGGTGGTCGGGTCTCAAAAGGTCGGCGACACTTCATGCCATCTTGACGGATGGACGAGCACGCCCCCAGCCGACGCCTGCAGATCATCCGTGCCGCGCTGCAACGCTACCGGACGCACACGGTGTCCGGTACCACCCTCCGCGACGTTGCGCAGGCCGCTGGGCTGCCGCTGGGAAACCTGTATTACTACGTCAGATCCCGTGACGACCTGGTACTGGAGGTGCTCGACGAATGTGAACGGGAACTGCAGCAGTTCTTGGCCCGCCTGGCACCGTTGACGCCGCTGAAATGGTTGAGTGCGTATTTCGACTGGCTGCTGAGCGATCCAGACCAGGCCACCGCGCTTGGCTGCCCGTTTGGAACCCTGCCTGGTGAGTTGAGAGCCTTGGGGCACCCAGCGGCGGATCGAGCCGCACAGATCGTCAGACAATACCGAGATGCTGTCAGTAAGCAGACGCAGGCGGCGGGCATCCCCACGGAGGTGTTCATGGCTGTACAGGGAACGTATACCGTCGCGCGCATTCTGAATGACCCGGCGCTCTTCAAGCAGGAAATCCAGCGAATTCGAGACGCGGCGCTGCCGGGTTCGTCACGGGACAACGCGGGAGAGACGCGACGTGCGGGCATGTCCACCTGCCAAAACTGCGAGGAGCCGCCGCTCCATACCGAGGCGTCCGCTATGTGAGCGTGCGCAGGGCAACGCCCATTGAGCAGCGCTGAGCGCCATCGGTGTAGACCGAGACGTGAAGATCACATTCAAGGCTGGAGAGCGAAGGCCAAGGCTCCATCGCGCAGCCTGTTGACGTCGCCAAACGATGAAGAGCGGTCAGGGCGTGAGTCGGTTGGAAGCTCCCTCAACCCTGACACTGAACCCGTACCCCCGCACCGTTCGAATGAGGCGATGGGCACCCGCTGACCGGAGTTTTGCCCGTAAATTCGCCAGATGCGTGTCGACAAGATGACTGGCGAGCGGGCTGGCGCCTTGCGGCCACAGCGTCTCGATCACTTCCTGACGCCCATAGATCCGCCCCGGTTCCTGCAGTAACAACGCCAGCAAAGCAAATTCCCTCCCATGACCGCTGCTGCGCAGAAACATACGCCTTCATCCCTGTTTGCGCGGAGCTTCGGGATCGCGGTGAAAGCGACGACGGAAGCGCTGCTGCAGGCCCTGCGCCTTTTCTGCTGTCGCAGCGGCACTGGCATCGTGGATGAGACGCCCGCCCCGACTGGTGGCCCCGACCACCAGCGACGCAGACACCAAGACAAGATTCTTGATGATGTACTGTCCTTCGAGGGTGGGCACCAGCGGGAAGAACTTGAAGGTCTCGTGAGGAAAGAACACCAGCGGCAGAAAGGTGCCCGCCATCTGCGCCAACAGCAGGACGATGGTCAAGCGCAGAAAGCGGCCTGAGAGTAGTCCCAACCCGATCAGACTTTCCCAACTGGCGAGCAGCGGCAGGCTCACGCTCGGATGGATCCGGCCGAAACTCAGCACGGAGATCGTGTGCGTCGCCAGTTCCTGCGCCACACTGAGACCCGGGAAGAACTTCTGGACCCCGAACCACAGAAACACGATGCCCAGGGAAAGCCGCAGCAGGGTAATCCCATGCTGCGCCCACCAGCCGATCATCCGGAGTTCTAACAGATGCAGCCGCCAGCTCAATTCGCCGCGTCTCTGAATCACATCGGGAGAACGTTCCTGCGGTGCGGCGATCTCTGGTTTCATTGAATTCATCCTCAGCTCCAGGTGAGCGACTTGTGCGTCCTCAAACAACAGCAAGGAGGACGACGTCGCTTACCCTGATATACGCGAACGACACGCAATCAGATGTTCTGCCGGCCTAGGCGTCTTTGAGAGTGCGCGTGTTTCCAGAGATACTGCAGACATTGATGAAGGACAGATAGCCCTGCACCGTTACCAGAAGGCAGGGTGCGGTACTTTTTGATTGCGGACAGCTGTTAAGTCGTCGTAACGGCAGGTTTGAAGTGCCCTTGTGGAACCGTATTGCAGGCTAGCTGAAGCCGGAAGCTTCCTTGAGTCGTGAGATGGCACGGTTTCAAAGCTGAGCCACTTTACCGTCCAAACTTCCGAAAATCTTGCCTGAAATGGACGTAAGACAGACCTGAGGAGAGGGGTGCTCTCTTCCAGCATCCCCGCTCCTCAGGGAGCGTATGCGTTTTCCGATCGTCACTGGTCATCGCTAGACGAGCGGTACAGATCAGCGCGGCTGAGCGGCAGGCCGCTACGACCCCGGGCATCCGGCTTGGAAAACAACATCTGACTCAGGCCGATCCGCCCGGTATTGAAGGCCCACACGCAGCCGCTCATATAGAACCGCCAGATCCGGTAGCCGGTTTCGCCCACGCTGGCGACCACCGCGGCATGCCGCGCCTCTAGCCGCCGCACCCAGTGCTGCAGCGTCAAGGCATAGTGTTCCCGCAGGCTCTCGATGTCGCGCGTCTCAAAGCCCAGCCGCTCCGCGTGCGCCAGCACCTCGTGCGTGTACACCAGTTCGCCGTCTGGAAATACATACTGCTGCATGAAGGTCTTCTCCCGCCAGATCAACCCCGCCAGCCGTTCCAGCGGGCTGGGCGACACCGTCTTCTCGGCGATCACGATTCCGTGATTCAGGAACAGGCCACCGGGTTTGAGCAGCGTATACACCTGCGCCACATACTGCTGGAGATGGGCGCGCCCCACATGTTCGAACATGCCCACCGACGCGATCTTGTCGAAGCGCTCGCCCGCCAGATCGCGGTAATCGCGCACCTGTACTTGCACCCGGGCTTCTAAGCCAGCGGCGCGGATACGTTCACGCGCCAGGGTCGCCTGCGCCTCACTCAACGTGATGCCGGTCGCCAGCACGCCGTAGTGTTGCGCGGCATACAGGATCAGGCCCCCCCAGCCGCAGCCGATGTCGAGCAGACGTTCTCCCGGCTGAAGTCTCAGCTTCCGGCAGATGTGTTCGAGTTTGGCGGTCTGGGCCGCATCGAGGTCCTCGGTGCCTTCCGGGAAGTAGGCGCACGAGTACACCATCCGGGCATCGAGCCACAACGCGTAGAAGTCGTTACCGACATCGTAGTGGTAGCGAATCACCTCGGCGTCCCGCTCCTTCGAGTGCGTGTCGCCCGAGGGCGTCAGGCCACCCGCACCCGTTCCCGCTGGCTCCATCTCTATGACATGGTCGTCCCGCGGCAGGGTTCGCATCAGCAAAGCCAGGCGCAGGAGGGTCTGCGGCGAGGAGAAGCGGGATATCAGCAGGTCTGCCAACCCGGCGGCCGCTGCGAGGTCGCCTTCAATGTCGTAATCATCCCGTAGGTAGGCTTCGCCAACGGTGCGTTCAGAGGGGGGCCAAAACATGCGGCGCAGTGACCCGGCCCGTTTCAACACCAGTGTGAACAGCGGGGTGGGCGATCCGGACGCGTCAACGGAGCCATCAGGATAACGCACGGCAAATGCTCGGATGGCCGGTGGCCCGAAAAGAAGATTCATGATGATGTGTGCTGAGTCGATCTGACGCTCGAAGGCTGCAGTGACAGTTCTGTCACGCTGTGAAGTCACAGGCTGTGGTTCTCGATCCTGAAGGGTCATTGGTTTCTCCTTTGAAGCAGGTAGACGCGCTGCAGGAATGATCGCGATTGCAGAACAGTTTTGATGGGTTGTGAAGTCCAACGTGGAGGGCGCTTGCAGGATCGTCCCAATACCTCGCTCGCTGAAGTAGCGGCGTCGGTGTCCTCCTGCCATCCCGCCTTTCCGAGGAGATGGAGTCCTTGGAGAAAGGTAGTCAGCGCTTATCCTCACTTGGATCTGGCGCGTCCAAGAGCCGCTGATTCGCCCTCTCTGCCTCACGTTGATCATGAGCTTTGGCCACGCAGTCAAGGGTTGCCGACACCTCATTTGGTTCGGCCGCGAAGTCATCTGATTCGAGGAAGTTGAGATGGCCGGTTAAGAGATGTGCTCGTCGTGTGATGTTGTTTTCTTGACGATGCTCTCTTGCTTTCAGATGTTTAGCATAGGCAGCTGCCCTCGTGATCGCAGCTTGCTCTGCGGCAATCAGCCATGCACTCTTGCGGCCCTTCTGTTTGATCAACGTCACCTGCTGCGAATCAAGCGCTGCAATTTCCAGCGCTGCAACGCGCCACAAGTTACGCCCATTGGTGGTCGTCAATGCTGCCAGTGGCCCCACCAGTTCGCTGATCAATGCCATGATGAAGTGTAGACCGCTCGTTTCCTCAAAACGGAGAAGAAATTCCTATGAATGATAGACGTGATGCCAATCACGCCAGAAATAGACGGAGAGGCTGTACGTGTCCTGGGGAAGAGGATAGAAAAGCGCTCCTGACCAACAGCTCGCGACTTCCGTTGGACAGTGCTATCACCAAGCCCTCAACGCATGAAGGCCATATTGAGAAGCGGCTCCTGACGTCTTGTGTTCCAGCAAAACGGGGCAACGTCTGTTCGGCTGCCCCATTTTGCTCGTCAGTTGTGTGACGCGAGATGGACTATCTGATGGTGCCGTTCAGGCCGTTAGGGAAGAAGCCGCCGGGTGTGCTCTTGCTTCCCAGGTAAACGATGTTGAGCACTTCGTCGGTCGTGCGGCCATACGCGATGGCGTTAGCATCGGCAGGGACGATGTTCGCAGCGCCTGTCGCGGTATTGTCGGAGGTAATGCCTTGATCCTTGCCGCCGCCTACCTTCGCTCGGAGCGCACTGATCGCGCCTACCAGTTGGGCTACGTTGACGCCGTAGCCCGTCTGCTGGTCACGCTGGCTATACAGCAGCGTCCGGATTTCACCGGCGTGGTAGGCCTCAACGGCCAGGATGCCGGCTGCAGCGTCAAGGACACCGCCCGCGCTGTCGTCGG
Above is a window of Deinococcus ruber DNA encoding:
- a CDS encoding SAM-dependent methyltransferase — translated: MRTLPRDDHVIEMEPAGTGAGGLTPSGDTHSKERDAEVIRYHYDVGNDFYALWLDARMVYSCAYFPEGTEDLDAAQTAKLEHICRKLRLQPGERLLDIGCGWGGLILYAAQHYGVLATGITLSEAQATLARERIRAAGLEARVQVQVRDYRDLAGERFDKIASVGMFEHVGRAHLQQYVAQVYTLLKPGGLFLNHGIVIAEKTVSPSPLERLAGLIWREKTFMQQYVFPDGELVYTHEVLAHAERLGFETRDIESLREHYALTLQHWVRRLEARHAAVVASVGETGYRIWRFYMSGCVWAFNTGRIGLSQMLFSKPDARGRSGLPLSRADLYRSSSDDQ
- a CDS encoding winged helix-turn-helix domain-containing protein — its product is MFLRSSGHGREFALLALLLQEPGRIYGRQEVIETLWPQGASPLASHLVDTHLANLRAKLRSAGAHRLIRTVRGYGFSVRVEGASNRLTP
- a CDS encoding alpha/beta fold hydrolase, coding for MLRVNGAQIHYVSVGNGTPMLLLHGYPLSGELFARNRDILAAAGYRVITIDHRGYGQSTAPTDAPGDLQTYAADALGVMDQLNLPKAIIGGMSMGGPIAFEMWRTAPQRFTGLILIDTLANPAGVVEQHLWKGMAQKASTFGSQSLAPELLKDMLTGQTRLNHPADATVLTGIVKQAHVAADVAGAMVLATRPDSVPTLKTITVPTLILEGVEDTVYPPEFSLKMMQNIPGSQLVLIPGAAHAAIFEKAAAANKAIMDWGRANSFR
- a CDS encoding DoxX family protein is translated as MNSMKPEIAAPQERSPDVIQRRGELSWRLHLLELRMIGWWAQHGITLLRLSLGIVFLWFGVQKFFPGLSVAQELATHTISVLSFGRIHPSVSLPLLASWESLIGLGLLSGRFLRLTIVLLLAQMAGTFLPLVFFPHETFKFFPLVPTLEGQYIIKNLVLVSASLVVGATSRGGRLIHDASAAATAEKAQGLQQRFRRRFHRDPEAPRKQG
- a CDS encoding TetR/AcrR family transcriptional regulator, with product MDEHAPSRRLQIIRAALQRYRTHTVSGTTLRDVAQAAGLPLGNLYYYVRSRDDLVLEVLDECERELQQFLARLAPLTPLKWLSAYFDWLLSDPDQATALGCPFGTLPGELRALGHPAADRAAQIVRQYRDAVSKQTQAAGIPTEVFMAVQGTYTVARILNDPALFKQEIQRIRDAALPGSSRDNAGETRRAGMSTCQNCEEPPLHTEASAM